One genomic region from Eptesicus fuscus isolate TK198812 chromosome 18, DD_ASM_mEF_20220401, whole genome shotgun sequence encodes:
- the DPH3 gene encoding diphthamide biosynthesis protein 3 has translation MAVFHDEVEIEDFQYDEDLETYFYPCPCGDNFCITKEDLENGEDVATCPSCSLIIKVIYDKEQFMCGETVPAPSTNKELVKC, from the exons ATGGCGGTGTTTCACGACGAGGTGGAAATCGAGGACTTCCAATATGACGAGGACCTGGAGACGTATTTCTACCCCTGCCCTTGTGGCGATAACTTTTGCATCACGAAG GAAGATTTGGAGAACGGGGAAGATGTGGCAACGTGTCCTAGCTGCTCTCTCATTATAAAAGTGATTTATGACAAA GAGCAGTTTATGTGTGGAGAAACAGTCCCAGCCCCTTCCACCAACAAAGAATTAGTTAAATGCTAA
- the GALNT15 gene encoding polypeptide N-acetylgalactosaminyltransferase 15 isoform X3 gives MLGATRATGDVLVFMDSHCECHPGWLEPLLSRIAGDRSRVVSPVLDVIDWKTFQYYPSKDLQRGVLDWKLDFHWEPLSDRERKARLSPISPIRSPVVPGGVVAVDRHYFQNTGAYDPLMSLRGGENIELSLKAWLCGGSVEILPCSRVGHLYQNQEANSPPDQEATLLNKVRIAETWLGSFKETFYRHNPEAFSLSKADKPDCTERLQLQRRLGCRTFHWFLANVYPELYPSERRPRFSGKLHNTGLGFCADCQAEGDLLGCAMLLAPCSDSRRQQHLEHTGRKQIHFGSPQHLCFDVRREQVILQNCTAEGSAIHQQHWDFQENGMIVHILSGKCMEAVVQENNKDLYLRQCDGKASQLWRFDNVSAVDER, from the exons GAGCCGGGTGGTGTCTCCAGTCCTAGATGTGATTGACTGGAAGACTTTCCAGTATTACCCCTCCAAGGACCTGCAGCGAGGTGTGCTGGACTGGAAGCTGGATTTCCACTGGGAGCCTTTGTCggacagggaaaggaaggcccgcCTGTCCCCCATCAGCCCCATCAG GAGCCCTGTGGTGCCCGGCGGGGTCGTGGCCGTGGACAGACATTACTTCCAAAACACTGGAGCGTATGACCCTCTCATGTCACTGCGGGGTGGTGAAAACATCGAACTGTCTCTCAAG GCCTGGCTTTGCGGTGGCTCGGTTGAAATCCTTCCCTGCTCTCGGGTGGGGCACCTCTACCAGAATCAGGAGGCCAACTCCCCACCTGACCAGGAGGCCACCCTGCTGAACAAGGTTCGCATTGCTGAGACCTGGCTGGGCTCATTCAAAGAAACCTTCTACAGGCACAACCCAGAGGCCTTCTCCCTAAGTAAG gctGACAAGCCAGACTGCACAGAACGCCTGCAGCTGCAAAGGAGACTGGGTTGTCGAACGTTCCACTGGTTTCTGGCCAACGTCTACCCTGAGCTGTACCCATCTGAGCGCAGGCCCAGGTTCTCTGGAAAG CTCCACAACACCGGGCTTGGCTTCTGTGCAGACTGCCAGGCAGAAGGGGACCTCCTGGGCTGTGCCATGCTGCTGGCTCCTTGCAGTGACAGCCGGCGGCAACAG CACCTGGAGCACACCGGCAGGAAGCAGATCCACTTTGGAAGCCCACAGCACCTGTGCTTCGATGTTAGGCGAGAGCAGGTGATTCTTCAGAACTGCACCGCGGAAGGCTCTGCCATCCACCAGCAGCACTGGGACTTCCAGGAG AATGGAATGATTGTTCACATTCTTTCTGGGAAATGCATGGAAGCTGTGGTGCaggaaaacaataaagatttgtacTTGCGCCAGTGTGATGGAAAAGCCAGCCAGCTGTGGCGATTTGACAATGTCAGCGCTGTGGATGAACGATGA